In Glycine max cultivar Williams 82 chromosome 7, Glycine_max_v4.0, whole genome shotgun sequence, a single window of DNA contains:
- the LOC100782484 gene encoding RNA-binding protein 24 isoform X1, which translates to MVGDNINSRQYNIDINSTKIFVGGLAWETQRDTMRRYFEQFGEILEAVVITDKNTLKSKGYGFVTFKDPEAAMKACQNPSPIIDGRRANCNIASIGANKNRTRAPQHQHGRSRAAPGVLASPAYHGTSSTFVHQNSGQYTFPNSSFGYTGYSQGTIYPLSCYGVFGGQQISTYYPSNGASGQVGLVHNIYPFSAQYSYNSHSHGFGVQYPQMMQFPILPRHYGSAGILALPSSMPMPNISAAVTTTATTTTAEAIRTSVGTSQTAGTTSEQNSSAESLHRQTHDAL; encoded by the exons ATGGTGGGTGATAACATCAATTCAAGGCAATATAATATTGATATAAATTCTACCAAAATCTTTGTTGGAGGGTTGGCTTGGGAGACTCAGAGGGACACAATGAGGAGGTATTTTGAGCAGTTTGGAGAGATCTTAGAGGCTGTTGTGATCACAGACAAGAACACTCTGAAATCCAAGGGTTATGGTTTT GTCACATTCAAGGATCCAGAGGCAGCAATGAAAGCATGTCAGAACCCCTCTCCAATAATTGATGGAAGGAGGGCAAACTGTAATATTGCATCTATTGGTGCAAACAAGAATCGGACACGGGCTCCACAACATCAACATG GACGGTCTAGAGCAGCACCTGGTGTGTTGGCCTCACCTGCTTATCATGGCACTTCCTCTACATTTGTCCATCAAAACAGTGGGCAATACACATTTCCCAATTCAAGTTTTGG ATACACTGGATATTCACAAGGCACAATATACCCCCTG AGCTGCTATGGGGTATTTGGAGGTCAACAAATCTCAACTTACTACCCGTCCAATGGGGCATCTGGCCAAGTGGGATTGGTTCATAACATTTACCCTTTCAGTGCCCAATATTCATACAATAGCCATTCTCATGGTTTTGGAGTACAATATCCACAAATGATGCAGTTTCCAATTCTCCCTAGGCACTATGGTTCAGCTGGTATCCTTGCACTTCCTTCTTCAATGCCAATGCCAAATATTAGTGCAG CAGTTACAACAACAGCAACTACAACAACAGCAGAGGCAATAAGAACAAGTGTAGGAACTTCACAAACCGCTGGAACAACTTCTGAACAAAATTCTTCTGCTGAATCTCTACATAGACAAACCCATGATGCCTTGTAA
- the LOC100037476 gene encoding granule-bound starch synthase isoform X1, producing MATLTASSNLVSRNSHVHHGPTTASYESKAVAMGLRSLKQTNTHNGLRILNPVDELLNRTPIKTNAVQAMRKGPQGKNARPKGMITCGMTFIIIGTEVAPWCKTGGLGDVLGGLPPALAGFGHRVMTIVPRYDQYKDAWDTSVVIEVKVGDRTEKVRFFHCYKRGVDRVFVDHPWFLEKVWGKTGQKLYGPTTGNDYEDNQLRFSLFCQAALEAPRVLSLNSSKYFSGPYGEDVIFVANDWHTALIPCYLKSMYQSRGIYTNARVVFCIHNIAYQGRFAFADFSLLNLPDQFKSSFDFIDGHVKPVVGRKINWLKAGLIESWFVITVSPNYAKELVSGPDKGVELDNIIRKIDDDGRLVGIVNGMDVQEWNPTTDKYIAVKYDVSTVLEAKALLKEALQAEVGLPVDRNIPLIGFIGRLEEQKGSDILAEAIPQFIKQNVQLVALGTGKKQMEKQLEELEISYPDKARGVAKFNVPLAHMIIAGADFILVPSRFEPCGLIQLQAMRYGSVPIVASTGGLVDTVKEGFTGFQMGAFNVECDAVDPADVDAISKTVKRALAVYGTPAFTEIIKNCMAQDLSWKGPAKEWEEVLLSLGVPGSEPGSDGEEIAPQAKENVATP from the exons ATGGCGACATTGACTGCTTCAAGTAACTTAGTCTCTAGAAATTCTCATGTCCACCATGGACCAACAACTGCTTCATATGAGTCTAAAGCAGTAGCAATGGGACTTAGATCTCTGAAGCAGACAAATACTCATAATGGACTAAGAATTTTGAACCCGGTGGATGAGCTACTTAACAGAACCCCAATTAAAACCAATGCAGTGCAAGCTATGAGGAAGGGACCTCAAGGCAAGAATGCCAGGCCTAAAGGCATGATCACATGTGGCATGACTTTCATAATTATAGGAACCGAGGTGGCTCCATGGTGCAAAACTGGTGGGTTGGGAGATGTTCTTGGAGGTCTACCACCGGCATTGGCA GGTTTTGGGCATCGAGTAATGACTATTGTGCCGCGCTATGACCAGTACAAAGATGCATGGGATACAAGTGTTGTAATTGAG GTGAAAGTAGGAGATAGAACAGAAAAGGTTCGCTTCTTCCATTGTTATAAGAGGGGAGTTGATCGTGTCTTTGTGGATCACCCTTGGTTTCTTGAAAAG GTATGGGGGAAAACTGGACAAAAACTTTATGGACCAACTACTGGAAATGATTACGAAGACAACCAACTGCGTTTTAGCCTCTTTTGCCAG GCTGCTTTGGAAGCCCCAAGGGTTCTGAGTCTTAATTCCAGTAAATATTTCTCTGGACCATATG GTGAAGATGTCATTTTTGTTGCCAATGATTGGCACACTGCCCTTATCCCCTGCTACTTGAAAAGTATGTACCAGTCAAGGGGCATCTATACGAATGCCCGG GTTGTTTTTTGTATCCACAACATTGCTTACCAAGGAAGATTTGCATTCGCCGACTTCTCACTTCTAAATCTCCCAGACCAATTTAAGAGCTCCTTTGACTTTATTGATGG GCATGTTAAACCAGTGGTTGGAAGGAAAATCAATTGGTTGAAAGCTGGACTTATAGAATCATGGTTTGTGATAACCGTTAGTCCAAACTATGCTAAAGAACTGGTGTCAGGTCCAGACAAAGGAGTGGAATTGGACAACATCATTCGCAAAATTGATGATGATGGTCGTTTGGTTGGAATTGTGAATGGCATGGATGTTCAGGAGTGGAATCCAACCACTGACAAATATATAGCTGTCAAATATGATGTTTCAACa GTATTGGAAGCAAAGGCTCTTCTGAAAGAAGCCCTCCAAGCAGAAGTTGGATTGCCAGTCGACAGAAATATTCCTCTCATTGGTTTCATTGGTAGGCTTGAAGAGCAAAAAGGTTCTGATATTCTTGCAGAAGCCATTCCCCAATTTATCAAGCAGAATGTTCAGTTGGTAGCCCTA GGAACaggaaaaaaacaaatggaaaagCAGCTTGAGGAACTTGAAATATCATACCCTGATAAGGCCAGAGGAGTGGCAAAATTCAATGTTCCCCTAGCCCACATGATAATAGCTGGAGCTGATTTTATATTGGTTCCTAGCAGATTTGAGCCTTGTGGTCTCATTCAGTTACAAGCTATGCGCTATGGATCT GTACCAATTGTTGCCTCAACAGGTGGATTAGTTGACACTGTCAAAGAAGGCTTCACTGGATTTCAGATGGGTGCCTTCAATGTTGAA TGTGATGCTGTGGATCCGGCTGATGTGGATGCTATATCAAAGACTGTCAAAAGGGCCCTTGCAGTCTATGGAACTCCAGCTTTTACAGAAATTATCAAGAACTGCATGGCTCAAGATCTTTCATGGAAG GGGCCTGCTAAGGAGTGGGAGGAAGTGCTGCTAAGCTTGGGAGTTCCTGGCAGTGAACCTGGAAGTGATGGAGAAGAAATTGCTCCACAGGCAAAGGAAAATGTGGCAACACCATAA
- the LOC100782484 gene encoding RNA-binding protein 24 isoform X2, whose product MVGDNINSRQYNIDINSTKIFVGGLAWETQRDTMRRYFEQFGEILEAVVITDKNTLKSKGYGFVTFKDPEAAMKACQNPSPIIDGRRANCNIASIGANKNRTRAPQHQHGRSRAAPGVLASPAYHGTSSTFVHQNSGQYTFPNSSFGYTGYSQGTIYPLSCYGVFGGQQISTYYPSNGASGQVGLVHNIYPFSAQYSYNSHSHGFGVQYPQMMQFPILPRHYGSAGILALPSSMPMPNISAVTTTATTTTAEAIRTSVGTSQTAGTTSEQNSSAESLHRQTHDAL is encoded by the exons ATGGTGGGTGATAACATCAATTCAAGGCAATATAATATTGATATAAATTCTACCAAAATCTTTGTTGGAGGGTTGGCTTGGGAGACTCAGAGGGACACAATGAGGAGGTATTTTGAGCAGTTTGGAGAGATCTTAGAGGCTGTTGTGATCACAGACAAGAACACTCTGAAATCCAAGGGTTATGGTTTT GTCACATTCAAGGATCCAGAGGCAGCAATGAAAGCATGTCAGAACCCCTCTCCAATAATTGATGGAAGGAGGGCAAACTGTAATATTGCATCTATTGGTGCAAACAAGAATCGGACACGGGCTCCACAACATCAACATG GACGGTCTAGAGCAGCACCTGGTGTGTTGGCCTCACCTGCTTATCATGGCACTTCCTCTACATTTGTCCATCAAAACAGTGGGCAATACACATTTCCCAATTCAAGTTTTGG ATACACTGGATATTCACAAGGCACAATATACCCCCTG AGCTGCTATGGGGTATTTGGAGGTCAACAAATCTCAACTTACTACCCGTCCAATGGGGCATCTGGCCAAGTGGGATTGGTTCATAACATTTACCCTTTCAGTGCCCAATATTCATACAATAGCCATTCTCATGGTTTTGGAGTACAATATCCACAAATGATGCAGTTTCCAATTCTCCCTAGGCACTATGGTTCAGCTGGTATCCTTGCACTTCCTTCTTCAATGCCAATGCCAAATATTAGTGCAG TTACAACAACAGCAACTACAACAACAGCAGAGGCAATAAGAACAAGTGTAGGAACTTCACAAACCGCTGGAACAACTTCTGAACAAAATTCTTCTGCTGAATCTCTACATAGACAAACCCATGATGCCTTGTAA
- the LOC100782484 gene encoding RNA-binding protein 24 isoform X3, producing MRRYFEQFGEILEAVVITDKNTLKSKGYGFVTFKDPEAAMKACQNPSPIIDGRRANCNIASIGANKNRTRAPQHQHGRSRAAPGVLASPAYHGTSSTFVHQNSGQYTFPNSSFGYTGYSQGTIYPLSCYGVFGGQQISTYYPSNGASGQVGLVHNIYPFSAQYSYNSHSHGFGVQYPQMMQFPILPRHYGSAGILALPSSMPMPNISAAVTTTATTTTAEAIRTSVGTSQTAGTTSEQNSSAESLHRQTHDAL from the exons ATGAGGAGGTATTTTGAGCAGTTTGGAGAGATCTTAGAGGCTGTTGTGATCACAGACAAGAACACTCTGAAATCCAAGGGTTATGGTTTT GTCACATTCAAGGATCCAGAGGCAGCAATGAAAGCATGTCAGAACCCCTCTCCAATAATTGATGGAAGGAGGGCAAACTGTAATATTGCATCTATTGGTGCAAACAAGAATCGGACACGGGCTCCACAACATCAACATG GACGGTCTAGAGCAGCACCTGGTGTGTTGGCCTCACCTGCTTATCATGGCACTTCCTCTACATTTGTCCATCAAAACAGTGGGCAATACACATTTCCCAATTCAAGTTTTGG ATACACTGGATATTCACAAGGCACAATATACCCCCTG AGCTGCTATGGGGTATTTGGAGGTCAACAAATCTCAACTTACTACCCGTCCAATGGGGCATCTGGCCAAGTGGGATTGGTTCATAACATTTACCCTTTCAGTGCCCAATATTCATACAATAGCCATTCTCATGGTTTTGGAGTACAATATCCACAAATGATGCAGTTTCCAATTCTCCCTAGGCACTATGGTTCAGCTGGTATCCTTGCACTTCCTTCTTCAATGCCAATGCCAAATATTAGTGCAG CAGTTACAACAACAGCAACTACAACAACAGCAGAGGCAATAAGAACAAGTGTAGGAACTTCACAAACCGCTGGAACAACTTCTGAACAAAATTCTTCTGCTGAATCTCTACATAGACAAACCCATGATGCCTTGTAA